In Asterias rubens chromosome 10, eAstRub1.3, whole genome shotgun sequence, the following proteins share a genomic window:
- the LOC117295259 gene encoding DET1 homolog, with product MTTPAEISQNGVLPNIGHGHFSGKTNNQRNDLPEEEFIRPRKIPHQNIVHRLFHRQTHRCKPGTQFHIARYFHQNVFPGFTVVNVEKPPCFLRKFSPDGQYFIAFSSDQTSLEIYRFQGPAAACDLLQKISKKAPVDVVEAQGIRGQLFQRFFALRHVVSVTPNGEHLNRECSLFTDDGRYVIVGSAAYVPDEPYPHFYDVYRNNESVSPNPRSPLEDYSLHLVDLQLGILCDSRTFKCDKIFLSHNQGLYLYKNILAVLSVQQQTIHIFQVTPDGNFIDVRTIGRFCYEDDGLVLAAGQDGQQPPHPSTSRPYRDTCINSLKHRLLAYLWRRANHIGTPGAMRRFFQYFDYFRGLRMWKIQLLDENHLLIKYASEDVVTLRTQDPNSQPSFFVVYNMLTTEVVAVFENTSEELLELFENFCDLFRNATLHAHAQFTCSASSNIYARQIQRRFKHTIINARYGGHTEAVKRLLAQLPISSQSYSSSPYLDLSLFSYDDKGVSVMERPKACGDHPIRFYSRDSGILKFKIHAGMLGRPSPPSARRLVAFTFHPYEPFAISVQRTNTEYVVNFHVRHQPMD from the exons ATGACAACGCCAGCAGAAATCTCACAAAATGGAGTGTTACCAAACATTGGCCATGGACATTTTAGTGGGAAGACCAACAATCAACGAAATGATTTGCCTGAAGAGGAGTTCATCCGACCTCGCAAGATTCCCCACCAAAACATTGTACATCGCCTGTTTCATCGGCAGACTCACCGATGCAAACCAGGAACACAATTCCACATCGCAAGATACTTTCACCAGAACGTTTTTCCAGGATTCACTGTCGTAAACGTTGAGAAGCCACCATGTTTTCTTAGAAAGTTCTCCCCAGACGGACAATACTTCATTGCCTTCTCCTCCGATCAGACCTCCCTGGAAATCTACAGATTTCAAGGACCGGCTGCGGCTTGTGATTTACTTCAAAAGATCAGCAAGAAGGCTCCAGTAGATGTTGTGGAAGCTCAAGGGATCCGTGGACAGCTTTTCCAGAGATTCTTCGCCTTACGGCATGTTGTTAGTGTCACACCAAACGGAGAACATCTCAACCGAGAGTGCAGCCTTTTTACGGACGATGGTCGCTATGTCATTGTAGGATCTGCAGCCTATGTGCCTGATGAACCCTACCCACATTTCTACGATGTTTACCGCAACAACGAGTCTGTCTCACCCAACCCCCGCTCACCGCTCGAGGATTATTCCCTACACCTGGTTGACCTGCAGTTGGGGATCCTTTGCGACTCTAGAACTTTCAAATGCGACAAAATCTTCTTGTCACACAACCAGGGGCTCTACCTCTACAAGAATATCCTCGCCGTTTTGTCTGTTCAACAACAGACAATTCACATCTTCCAGGTGACACCTGATGGAAATTTTATTGACGTCCGAACTATCGGTAGATTCTGTTATGAGGATGATGGTCTGGTTCTCGCTGCTGGTCAGGATGGGCAGCAACCCCCTCATCCATCGACCTCAAGACCCTACAGGGACACTTGTATCAACTCCTTGAAACACAGACTCCTTGCCTATCTATGGAGGCGTGCCAACCACATCGGAACACCCGGTGCAATGAGACGATTCTTCCAATACTTTGATTATTTCCGAGGGCTACGCATGTGGAAGATTCAACTACTGGATGAGAACCACCTCCTGATCAAATACGCCAGTGAAGATGTGGTGACGCTCAGAACACAAGATCCCAACTCACAACCATCCTTCTTTGTGGTTTACAACATGCTGACGACAGAGGTGGTGGCCGTTTTTGAGAATACGTCGGAAGAGCTACTGGAACTTTTCGAGAACTTCTGTGATCTTTTCCGCAATGCTACCCTTCACGCTCATGCACAGTTTACCTGCTCAGCTTCCAGCAATATCTACGCACGACAGATCCAGAGGCGGTTTAAACACACCATTATCAATGCGAGATATGGTGGACATACGGAGGCAGTCAAGAGGTTGTTAGCTCAGCTACCGATTAGCTCACAATCTTATAGTAGCAGCCCTTACCTAGACCTGTCTCTTTTTAGCTACGATGACAAGGGAGTGTCTGTGATGGAGAGGCCCAAAGCCTGTGGAGACCATCCTATAAG GTTTTACTCGCGTGATTCTGGCATCTTGAAGTTCAAGATCCACGCAGGGATGTTGGGCCGTCCGTCCCCGCCCTCAGCTCGCCGACTGGTTGCCTTCACCTTCCATCCCTACGAGCCTTTCGCAATATCTGTTCAGCGGACCAACACCGAGTATGTGGTCAACTTCCATGTCAGGCACCAACCTATGGACTAA
- the LOC117295448 gene encoding adenosine deaminase-like protein: protein MEVDPFYKNLPKIELHAHINGSISTETIEELLAKNQQEGKQQLDITALQRWKAGLEKGESMTLDGCFDMFRLIHQLVDNREAVAIVTRNVIREFAEDGVRYLELRSTPRDVPETGMTKRSYVESVLSAIHESKDAGLDIIVRFMIAIDRGRDLKTAQETVKLAKEFYASSGGVVVGLDLSGDPNKNDARDYIPFLKEARESGLKLALHTAEIRNVTESLALVQLPPDRIGHGTFLQPGNGGSQEIVNTVIKNKTPLELCLSSNIIGQTVTSFDNHHFKFWYDRGHPCVICTDDKGIFATSLSQEYQITASTFNLTRDQVWELSLKSIEAIFADDVMKDKLRNLWANEKSKFEFT from the exons ATGGAGGTTGACCCTTTCTACAAGAACTTGCCTAAAATC GAATTACATGCACACATCAATGGTTCTATTAGCACTGAGACAATCGAGGAACTTTTGGCGAAGAATCAGCAAGAAGGAAAGCAGCAACTAGACATAACAGCATTACAAAGATGGAAGGCTGGCTTGGAGAAAGGAGAGTCAATGACTTTGGATGG GTGCTTTGATATGTTCAGGCTTATCCACCAGTTGGTGGACAACCGCGAGGCAGTTGCCATAGTAACTCGCAATGTTATCAGGGAGTTTGCGGAGGATGGTGTCAGATATCTCGAGTTGAGGAGCACCCCGAGAGATGTACCGGAGACGG GAATGACCAAGAGAAGTTACGTGGAAAGTGTACTATCTGCGATACATGAGAGTAAAGATGCTGGACTTGATATTATAGTGAG GTTTATGATAGCCATCGACAGGGGAAGAGATCTCAAGACTGCACAGGAGACGGTTAAACTTGCCAAGGAGTTCTACGCCTCCAGTGGTGGGGTTGTGGTTGGACTTGACTTAAGTGGCGACCCAAAT AAGAATGATGCCAGAGATTACATCCCTTTTCTAAAAGAAGCAAGAGAGAGTGGTTTGAAATTGGCACTCCACACTGCAGAG ATTCGCAATGTCACAGAGAGTCTAGCGCTCGTCCAGCTTCCTCCAGATAGAATTGGACATGGGACATTCTTGCAGCCTGGAAACGGTGGATCACAAGAGATAGTCAACACAGTAATCAAAAATAAAACTCCATTAG AGCTTTgtctttcttcaaacattatcgGTCAAACTGTAACAAGTTTTGACAATCATCATTTCAAATTCTGGTATGATCGAGGCCATCCATGTGTTATTTGT acGGATGATAAGGGAATATTTGCCACCAGCCTTTCCCAGGAGTACCAGATCACTGCCTCAACGTTCAACTTGACCCGAGACCAGGTGTGGGAACTCTCGCTCAAAAGCATCGAGGCAATATTTGCAGATGATGTGATGAAAGATAAACTCAGGAATCTTTGGGCCAACGAAAAGTCTAAATTTGAGTTTACGTGA